The Bombina bombina isolate aBomBom1 chromosome 9, aBomBom1.pri, whole genome shotgun sequence sequence CAGCTGTTGTCAAAAGATGCTCCTAGTTAAACAACTAGCAAGAACTGATACTAATCAATCACCAACTAGATATATAAAGAACCTTACCGTGGAGATTCAATACCGCTGTCCCCCGTAGTACTGCGACTTTCATTCCTTTCACAGTGTTTGACTTCCATTGAGTTACTCTTTGAGTTAAACAGTTTCAGATGGTGTTCAAAGTTTTGATGCAACTTCCCTAACTGAACTTCTGAATCTGTATCAGGTTTCTCcttgtgtttttttacagaaatCTGTGAAGTGTCAGGCACCGAGTTTCCATCACTTGAGTTACAATAATCAAATATGCTGCCATCAACCGCCTCGGAGGCCGGAAAACTTTCACCAGCGTTAGGGTCCACATGAGAATGAGCCGAGTGCTGGTGGGCAAATTCCTTCAGATCTTGGTTTGGCTTAGAGGAGCCTTGAGACCCTTTAATAGAAAGAACTGAGTGAGTGTAACTTTTGTTCTGATGATTGATGCAAGTCAGCTGAGAAGTCAGAGCCACATCAGTGCTCCATTTCACTGGAGACAAGTCAGATGTGCAGCAGTTTTCGGCTTTCAAATTCAACCAAGTAAGTTGTTCCAGGCTGTTTTTTTTAGTTTGAATTTGAAGACCTGTACAGAtattaacattttcttctatgtcatCTTCGAGGTACAGTGAGCTACAAACATCGTCATCGTCTGCTGCTTTCTGATACAAGGCTTGATCCTCATCCGTAAATCCTTCATTCTCAGAGTTGCTAAATGTATTATATCTCAGCAGATCCCTAACTGAATAGTTGTTATGGGAAACCAGTTCTGATTTTTCATTTTGGGGTCTAGTAACATGCATCAGGGAGCTTCCAGTGTTGCACATATTTATCTGTACAGACTGTAATGAACTTGGAGTTTGCCGTATTTGGTTTGAATAAATCCACTTTGGAACACAGTCGAGTTGGTTCACATCAAGTGCACTTCCTGAATGTACAGAGGTCTTCTTTGAAAGATCACACAAAACAGCATTCCTTTTATCCATATGGGCATAGTGGGCAGAGCTGTCTTTGTCTTGCATGAATTTTTCATCTATGCGCAGTGTGCTGCATTGTGGGTAGCTGGACGGGTATTCCCTCAAGTTATCTGTGCCAGATGCGAGTGCTGATAATGGTTCATTACACCTGTTGTCATTCCCCTCATCACTTGCACATCTGGCAGAAGAGCTGACTGCTTTTGCTCCTGAGCATTCTGCAAGCCCTGACATATGTTTTCTGTCTTTCGGACTAGAGGATCTCTTCATGTCACCAGCCTTCACAGCTCTGTAAGTGTTCTCTCTGTGTGCAATACCTTCAAAAGGATTGTGTATTTGCCGTTTGTAAATCACATCTGGCTGAGCAACTTTGTACTTGATCAGATCATCAGTAACATTGGTCTGCTGGGAAGTCAACACCAGCGCTTGTCCCTTTGCACCAACATCTAACCGCTGTAGACATTTGTCTCTCTTGCTTTTCTCTTTGACAGCCTTGTGATGTTTGGAACCTTTGATGTTCTTTCTGGTGCTACTGCGGACTGTATGCCttggtttgcttttcacaataTCTGTTGAGGTTCCTTTACTGAAATACTTTTTCTGGGCCTCTGCTTTTTGCATCAAATCTGTGTGTTTCATCAAGTTATCCACAGTAAGCACAGGATTGATGCGTTTGATTATTTCATGTTCAATGTCCCGTGGGATATTATCTAAATTATCTTCATCCCTAACTGGCCATTCCTCCGGGGGAAACTGTGCAGAAAAGTTTGACAAATCTTTTCTAGACTTTTCTTTCCTGGACGTATTACGCCAGAACAGACTGATCCCAAATTTCTTCTGGCACTTGTCTTTTATGCATTTGTACTGGTCTACTGCAGTGGAGGTTGCTTGATGTTGCACAGATGGTTTGGAATCTCTGACACCTCTTGACAACTTTATCCCTCTGCTCTCATTGATGGACTGTTGCCCTAGAATCGTTTGTGGCGAATGTTCAGAAAAACAGCTGCAGGATTTGCAGTGAGACCCCGAAAGGAGAAGATCCTGTTTTGTGAGGTCTGCACAGCTCTCTATGCTGACCAGGTACGTGATAGAAGCCGGAGGGACATCAGCGGTACTGCCTGGAGCAGCATCTCTTGTAATAAAGTAGGTCTGGGGAGTTACTATAAAGTAGCCCTCACCAGTGTGGTAAACCTTCCTCTCTCTAATGAGCGTCCCAAGAGCATTATAGAGAATGTCCTGTGATGGAGCAGCAAGACCTATGAAAAAGAGAAAAAGGTTGTTTGAAAAcgaaacaaaatgacaaatatttgtAACACGAATAATGAGGCTGCATTACTAGGTACAGATCTCAAACCAAAGAAACCATTTGTAGAGAGCATAATACAGAAATAAACAGGAAGCTACTGGAGCAATAAACCTCACAACCTCATGAAACCCTTTGTAGAGAGCAGCCCCAATAAGACAGAAATAAACAGGAAGCTACTGGAGCAATAAACCTCACAACCTCATGAAACCCTTTGTAGAGAGCATAAGATAGAAATAAACAGGAAGCTACTGGAGCAATAAACCTCACAACCTCATGAAACCCTTTGTAGAGAGCATAAGACGGAAATAAACAGGAAGCTACTGGAGCAATAAAACCTCACAACCTCATGAAACCCTTTGTAAAGAGCAGCCCCATAAGATAGAAATAAGCAGGAAGCTACTGGAGCAATAAACCTCACAACCTCATGAAACCCTTTGTAGAGAGCATAAGACAGAAATAAACAGGAAGCTACTGGAGCAATAAACCTCACAACCTCATGAAACCCTTTGTAGAGAGCATAACACAGAAATAAACAGGAAGCTACTGGAGCAATAAAACCTCACAACCTCATGAAACCCTTTGTAAAGAGCAGCCCCATAAGATAGAAATAAGCAGGAAGCTACTGGAGCAATAAACCTCACAACCTCATGAAACCCTTTGTAGAGAGCAGCCCCATAAGACAGAAATAAACAGGAAGCTACTGGAGCAATAAACCTCACGACCTCATGAAACCCTTTGTAGAGAGCAGCCCCATAAGATAGAAATAAACAGGAAGCCACTGGAGCAATAAACCTCACGACCTCATGAAACCCTTTGTAGAGAGCAGCTTCATAAGACAGAAATAAGCAGGAAGCTACTGGAGCAATAAACCTCACAACCTCATGAAACCCTTTGTAGAGAGCAGCCCCATAAGACAGAAATAAACAGGAAGCTACTGGAGCAATAAACCTCACAACCTCATGAAACCCTTTGTAGAGAGCATAAGACAGAAATAAACAGGAAGCTACTGGATCAATAAAACCTCACAACCTCATGAAACCCTTTGTAGAGAGCAGCCCCATAAGACAGAAATAAACAGGAAGCTACTCGAGCAATAAACCTCACAACCTCATGAAACCCTTTGTAGAGAGCAGCCCCATAAGACAGAAATAAGCAGGAAGCTACTGGAGCAATAAACCTCACAACCTCATGAAACCCTTTGTAGAGAGCAGCCCCATAAGACAGAAATAAACAGGAAGCTACAGGAGCAATAAACCTCACAACCTCATGAAACCCTTTGTAGATAGCATAAGACATAAATAAACAGGAAGCTACTGGAGCAATAAACCTCACAACCTCATGAAACCCTTTGTAGAGAGCATAAGACAGAAATAAACCGGAAGCTACTGGAGCAATAAATCTCACAACCTCATGAAACCCTTTGTAGAGAGCAGCCCCATAAGACAGAAATAAGCAGGAAGCTACTGGAGCAATAAACCTCACAACCTCATGAAACCCTTTGTAGAGAGCATGAGACAGAAATAAACAGGAGGCTACTGGAGCAATAAACCTCACAACCTCATGAAACCCTTTGTAGAGAGCAGCCCCATAAGACAGAAATAAGCAGGAAGCTACTGGAGAAATGAACCTCACAACCTCATGAAACCCTTTGTAGAGAGCAGCCCCATAAGACAGAAATAAGCAGGAAGCTACCGGAGCAATAAACCTCACGACCTCATGAAACCCTTTGTAGAGAGCAGCCCCATAAGACAGAAATAAACAGGAAGCTACTGGAGCAATAAACCTCACAACCTTATGAAACCCTTTGTAGAGAGCATAAGACAGAAAAAAACAGGAAGCTACTGGAGCAATAAACCTCACAACCTCATGAAACCCTTTGTAGAGAGCAGCCCCATAAGACAGAAATAAACAGGAAGCTACTGGAGCAATAAACATCACAACCTCATGAAACCCTTTGTAGAGAGCAGCCTCATAAGACAGAAATAAGCAGGAAGCTACTGGAGCAATAAACCTCACAACCTCATGAAACCCTTTGTAGAGAGCAGCCCCATAAGACAGAAATAAACAGGAAGCTACTAGAGCAATAAACCTCACAACCTCATGAAACCATTTGTAGAGAGCATAAGACAGAAATAAACAGGAAGCTACTGGAGCAATAAACCTTACAACCTCATGAAACCCTTTGTAGAGAGCATAAGACAGAAATAAACAGGAAGCTACTGGAGCAATAAACCTCACAACCTCATGAAACCCTTTGTAGAGAGCATAAGACAGAAATAAACAGGAAGCTACTGGAGCAATAAAACCTCACAACCTCATGAAACCCTTTGTAAAGAGCAGCCCCATAAGATAGAAATAAGCAGGAAGCTACTGGAGCAATAAACCTCACAACCTCATGAAACCCTTTGTAGAGAGCAGCCCCATAAGACAGAAATAAACAGGAAGCTACTGGAGCAATAAACCTCACAACCTCATGAAACCCTTTGTAGAGAGCAGCCCCATAAGATAGAAATAAACAGGAAGCCACTGGAGCAATAAACCTCACAACCTCATGAAACCCTTTGTAGAGAGCAGCCTCATAAGACAGAAATAAGCAGGAAGCTACTGGAGCAATAAACCTCACGACCTCATGAAACCCTTTGTAGAGAGCAGCCCCATAAGACAGAAATAAACAGGAAGCTACTGGAGCAATAAACCTCACAACCTCATGAAACCCTTTGTAGAGAGCATAAGACAGAAATAAACAGGAAGCTACTGGATCAATAAAACCTCACAACCTCATGAAACCCTTTGTAGAGAGCAGCCCcataatatagaaataaacagGAAGCCATTGGAGCAATAAACCTCACAACCTCATGAAACCCTTTGTAGAGAGCAGCCCCATAAGACAGAAATAAGCAGGAAGCTACTGGAGCAATAAACCTCACAACCTCATGAAACCCTTTGTAGAGAGCAGCCCCATAAGACAGAAATAAACAGGAAGCTACAGGAGCAATAAACCGCACAACCTCATGAAACCCTTTGTAGATAGCATAAGACATAAATAAACAGGAAGCTACTGGAGCAATAAACCTCACAACCTCATGAAACCCTTTGTAGAGAGCATCAGACAGAAATAAACCGGAAGCTACTGGAGCAATAAATCTCACAACCTCATGAAACCCTTTGTAGAGAGCAGCCCCATAAGACAGAAATAAGCAGGAAGCTACTGGAGCAATAAACCTCACAACCTCATGAAACCCTTTGTAGAGAGCATGAGACAGAAATAAACAGGAGGCTACTGGAGCAATAAACCTCACAACCTCATGAAACCCTTTGTAGAGAGCAGCCCCATAAGACAGAAATAAGCAGGAAGCTACTGGAGAAATGAACCTCACAACCTCATGAAGCCCTTTGCAGAGAGCAGCCCCATAAGACAGAAATAAGCAGGAAGCTACCGGAGCAATAAACCTCACGACCTCATGAAACCCTTTGTAGAGAGCAGCCCCATAAGACAGAAATAAACAGGAAGCTACTGGAGCAATAAACCTCACAACCTTATGAAACCCTTTGTAGAGAGCATAAGACAGAAAAAAACAGGAAGCTACTGGAGCAATAAACCTCACAACCTCATGAAACCCTTTGTAGAGAGCAGCCCCATAAGACAGAAATAAACAGGAAGCTACTGGAGCAATAAACATCACAACCTCATGAAACCCATTGTAGAGAGCAGCCTCATAAGACAGAAATAAGCAGGAAGCTACTGGAGCAATAAACCTCACAACCTCATGAAACCCTTTGTAGAGAGCAGCCCCATAAGACAGAAATAAACAGGAAGCTACTAGAGCAATAAACCTCACAACCTCATGAAACCCTTTGTAGAGAGCATAAGACAGAAATAAACAGGAAGCTACTGGAGCAATAAACCTCACAACCTCATGAAACCCTTTGTAGAGAGCATACGACAGAAATAAACAGGAAGCTACTGGAGCAATAAAACCTCACAACCTCATGAAACCCTTTGTAAAGAGCAGCCCCATAAGATAGAAATAAGCAGGAAGCTACTGGAGCAATAAACCTCACAACCTCATGAAACCCTTTGTAGAGAGCAGCCCCATAAGACAGAAATAAACAGGAAGCTACTGGAGCAATAAACCTCACAACCTCATGAAACCCTTTGTAGAGAGCAGCCCCATAAGATAGAAATAAACAGGAAGCCACTGGAGCAATAAACCTCACAACCTCATGAAACCCTTTGTAGAGAGCAGCCTCATAAGACAGAAATAAGCAGGAAGCTACTGGAGCAATAAACCTCACGACCTCATGAAACCCTTTGTAGAGAGCAGCCCCATAAGACAGAAATAAACAGGAAGCTACTGGAGCAATAAACCTCACAACCTCATGAAACCCTTTGTAGAGAGCATAAGACAGAAATAAACAGGAAGCTACTGGATCAATAAAACCTCACAACCTCATGAAACCCTTTGTAGAGAGCAGCCCcataatatagaaataaacagGAAGCCATTGGAGCAATAAACCTCACAACCTCATGAAACCCTTTGTAGAGAGCAGCCCCATAAGACAGAAATAAGCAGGAAGCTACTGGAGCAATAAACCTCACAACCTCATGAAACCCTTTGTAGAGAGCAGCCCCATAAGACAGAAATAAACAGGAAGCTACAGGAGCAATAAACCGCACAACCTCATGAAACCCTTTGTAGATAGCATAAGACATAAATAAACAGGAAGCTACTGGAGCAATAAACCTCACAACCTCATGAAACCCTTTGTAGAGAGCATCAGACAGAAATAAACCGGAAGCTACTGGAGCAATAAATCTCACAACCTCATGAAACCCTTTGTAGAGAGCAGCCCCATAAGACAGAAATAAGCAGGAAGCTACTGGAGCAATAAAC is a genomic window containing:
- the STOX1 gene encoding storkhead-box protein 1, producing the protein MSGHGAVQLSAGSLAVVLQGGQGKEAVALFREFQAANARCVWEPRLVRAVSGLSLLGWLQSGVLLVRGLSASLDVLRDAWARRALRAPGGCCIRALGDVSAVCMSPVPQSQFVPLAEVLCCAISDMNSTQVLVTQDSLMEHLISHYPGLAAPSQDILYNALGTLIRERKVYHTGEGYFIVTPQTYFITRDAAPGSTADVPPASITYLVSIESCADLTKQDLLLSGSHCKSCSCFSEHSPQTILGQQSINESRGIKLSRGVRDSKPSVQHQATSTAVDQYKCIKDKCQKKFGISLFWRNTSRKEKSRKDLSNFSAQFPPEEWPVRDEDNLDNIPRDIEHEIIKRINPVLTVDNLMKHTDLMQKAEAQKKYFSKGTSTDIVKSKPRHTVRSSTRKNIKGSKHHKAVKEKSKRDKCLQRLDVGAKGQALVLTSQQTNVTDDLIKYKVAQPDVIYKRQIHNPFEGIAHRENTYRAVKAGDMKRSSSPKDRKHMSGLAECSGAKAVSSSARCASDEGNDNRCNEPLSALASGTDNLREYPSSYPQCSTLRIDEKFMQDKDSSAHYAHMDKRNAVLCDLSKKTSVHSGSALDVNQLDCVPKWIYSNQIRQTPSSLQSVQINMCNTGSSLMHVTRPQNEKSELVSHNNYSVRDLLRYNTFSNSENEGFTDEDQALYQKAADDDDVCSSLYLEDDIEENVNICTGLQIQTKKNSLEQLTWLNLKAENCCTSDLSPVKWSTDVALTSQLTCINHQNKSYTHSVLSIKGSQGSSKPNQDLKEFAHQHSAHSHVDPNAGESFPASEAVDGSIFDYCNSSDGNSVPDTSQISVKKHKEKPDTDSEVQLGKLHQNFEHHLKLFNSKSNSMEVKHCERNESRSTTGDSGIESPRTRLSLTPNNSGVVERLRRRTFLHSLEVHSVPKNDVLRAANSLIQRTPVLNV